One window of Chamaesiphon minutus PCC 6605 genomic DNA carries:
- a CDS encoding GumC family protein — MDEIAQYWLVLKRRWMPAALVFALTTAVATVWTFKQQEIFQAKGQVILKKTNKTSALLSSATNAASGGAIGELEGLTGSTPVNTQAEILKSLTTIKGALVELRDGKYANRPERKRLDKFINKNESFVQQLKVSSIKNTDLLEVTFQDPSRELARDVVEKIMEIYIRDDRTNQRREAEAARKFVAQELPKIETEVKQAENDLRLFKEQYNVVDLPTESVKAVETITSLNKEITSASAQLAAETSRLEGLKNLFGGRDAQATIQSGLVSESPGLQKSLKELQEVEAKIATERTRFSDNDPSILNLKEKRQALVEILQKRFKQSLIGEQQFQGKLVELQPSGIQGNLIADYAKSEAQRTSLQKQIAALVYVVDAYKQRMNALPKLEQQQNALGRKLETTRTNYKTLLSKLQEIEIAENQTLGNSRILTHAELPQEALSPKKGQNIAIGGFLGLFLGAATAFLLDGADKRIKTSEEAKNLLPGYPILGQIPVFEKSRQLPKLSKGAARAPGQLVLTGMTTGIEGESFRMLQTNLQFLNADDSLKVVVVSSSQSGEGKSTVAANLALAVAELGKRVLLVDADMRKPAQHLIWRQGNYEGLSNVLSGQCDRKTATTEIQPNLFLVTAGVVPPNPVVLLDSVQMSTSIAQWSQEYDLVIIDAPPLTVAADAAILGTQAGGLVFVLRPGVADKESVEYAQEILNQSKLKVLGMVLNGVDLDKQNRYNHYYYSSQTTRGSEEGNIGSKLLTGTTTNRTRS, encoded by the coding sequence ATGGATGAAATTGCACAATATTGGCTAGTACTCAAACGTCGTTGGATGCCCGCTGCTTTGGTTTTTGCCCTGACTACAGCAGTAGCAACGGTATGGACTTTCAAGCAACAGGAAATCTTCCAAGCCAAGGGACAGGTCATCCTGAAAAAGACTAACAAGACTAGTGCTTTGTTGAGCAGTGCAACCAATGCTGCTAGTGGTGGTGCGATTGGTGAATTGGAGGGCTTAACCGGAAGTACGCCAGTTAACACTCAAGCCGAAATCCTCAAGTCTCTGACTACCATCAAAGGAGCACTTGTCGAATTACGCGATGGCAAATATGCAAATAGACCAGAGCGCAAACGGTTGGATAAGTTTATCAATAAAAATGAGAGCTTTGTCCAACAATTAAAAGTCAGTAGTATTAAAAATACAGATTTGTTGGAAGTTACCTTCCAAGATCCTAGTAGAGAATTGGCTAGAGATGTAGTTGAGAAAATCATGGAAATTTACATCCGTGACGATCGCACCAACCAACGTCGTGAAGCCGAAGCAGCTCGCAAATTTGTAGCGCAGGAACTGCCAAAAATTGAAACCGAAGTCAAGCAAGCTGAAAACGACCTCCGTTTATTTAAAGAACAATATAATGTTGTCGATCTGCCAACAGAATCTGTTAAAGCAGTAGAAACGATCACTAGCCTGAATAAAGAAATTACCTCGGCTTCGGCACAATTAGCCGCCGAAACTTCTCGGTTGGAGGGATTGAAGAATTTATTTGGTGGTAGGGATGCACAAGCTACAATTCAATCTGGACTCGTAAGCGAATCGCCAGGATTGCAAAAATCACTCAAAGAATTGCAAGAAGTTGAAGCTAAAATTGCCACCGAAAGAACTCGGTTTAGCGACAACGACCCGAGCATTCTCAACCTTAAAGAAAAGCGTCAAGCTTTAGTCGAAATTCTCCAAAAACGGTTCAAACAAAGCTTAATTGGCGAACAACAATTCCAAGGGAAACTTGTCGAGTTGCAACCCTCTGGGATTCAGGGCAACCTGATTGCTGACTATGCCAAGAGTGAAGCACAACGGACGAGTTTGCAAAAGCAAATTGCGGCACTGGTATATGTCGTCGATGCGTACAAACAGCGGATGAATGCATTACCCAAACTAGAGCAACAGCAAAACGCCTTAGGTCGCAAACTCGAAACCACGCGGACTAACTACAAGACCCTCTTGAGCAAGCTGCAAGAGATCGAAATTGCTGAGAACCAAACCCTAGGTAACTCTAGAATTCTCACCCATGCCGAGCTACCACAAGAAGCTCTCTCGCCCAAGAAAGGTCAGAACATTGCGATCGGTGGTTTCTTGGGTCTATTCTTAGGTGCTGCAACAGCCTTCTTGCTCGATGGTGCCGACAAACGCATCAAAACCTCGGAAGAAGCCAAAAACTTACTACCTGGTTACCCAATCTTGGGTCAGATTCCTGTATTTGAAAAATCGCGCCAATTGCCCAAACTCAGCAAGGGTGCGGCTAGAGCACCAGGTCAACTGGTCTTGACTGGTATGACCACTGGGATTGAAGGTGAATCCTTCCGGATGTTACAAACCAACCTGCAATTTTTGAATGCCGATGATAGCCTCAAAGTGGTGGTCGTCTCTAGTTCTCAATCGGGAGAAGGTAAATCGACAGTTGCAGCTAACTTAGCTTTAGCAGTCGCCGAACTAGGTAAAAGAGTGCTCTTGGTAGACGCAGATATGCGCAAACCCGCCCAACATCTGATTTGGAGACAGGGTAACTACGAGGGACTCAGTAACGTTCTCAGCGGTCAATGCGATCGCAAGACAGCGACTACCGAAATTCAACCCAACCTTTTCCTCGTAACGGCTGGTGTCGTACCGCCAAATCCAGTAGTCTTACTCGATTCTGTCCAAATGAGCACCTCCATCGCTCAATGGTCGCAAGAGTACGATCTGGTCATCATTGACGCACCACCACTGACAGTTGCAGCAGATGCGGCAATCTTGGGTACCCAAGCAGGCGGGTTGGTATTCGTCCTCCGTCCTGGCGTGGCTGATAAAGAGTCCGTTGAATACGCTCAAGAAATCCTCAACCAATCCAAACTCAAAGTATTGGGCATGGTACTTAATGGTGTGGATCTCGACAAGCAGAACCGTTACAACCACTACTACTACTCTTCGCAGACAACTAGAGGCAGTGAAGAAGGTAATATCGGTTCTAAACTCTTAACAGGAACGACTACCAATCGGACTCGTTCGTAG
- the uvrC gene encoding excinuclease ABC subunit UvrC: MDLSTTSATNLERRLQEIPPEPGVYFMRDANDRILYIGKSKKLRSRVRSYFREANHHTPRIAMMVRQVAEIEFIVTDTEAEALALEANLIKQHQPHFNVLLKDDKKYPYILITWSEDYPRILMTRNRRIGRGKDKYYGPYTDAHLLRNVLYTIKRIFPLRQRPQPLFKDRPCLNYDLGRCPGVCQSLIASIDYRQTVEKVAMIFQGRTGELIETLSAQMQKAAEALDFEQAGLIRDRINNLTALNAEQKVSLPNDTVSRDAIALAADAKTACVQLFQIRAGKLVGRLGFTAQVESLSEQTETTSAASDEELGAILQRVLEEHYQSADPVEVPLEILVQYPLPEGDMLANYLSDRKGRKVTLIAPQRQTKAELIEMVEKNAIHELSRLQRQSERNLGALQDLAEVLDLPEVPRRIEGFDISHIQGSNAVASQVVFIDGLPAKQHYRHYKIQNPEITIGHSDDYASHAEIARRRFRKYAGGLNTDDPNFPDVVMIDGGKGQLSAVISVLAEMNLADKMCVVSLAKQREEIFLPGEKLPLPTDAEQPGVQLLRRVRDESHRFAITFHRQQRSEKQKRSYLDDIAGLGSHRQKQLLAHFHSIDYIRAASVEDLAKAPGIGSHIATEIYNYFHPQ; encoded by the coding sequence ATCGACCTCTCTACAACTTCCGCCACCAATCTCGAACGGCGTCTCCAAGAAATCCCCCCCGAACCGGGAGTCTACTTCATGCGCGATGCGAACGATCGCATCCTCTATATCGGCAAATCTAAAAAGCTCCGCTCCCGCGTCCGCTCGTATTTCCGCGAAGCCAACCATCACACGCCGCGCATCGCCATGATGGTACGCCAAGTCGCCGAAATCGAATTTATCGTCACCGATACCGAAGCCGAAGCCTTAGCTCTGGAAGCTAATCTGATCAAGCAACATCAGCCGCATTTTAATGTCCTGCTCAAGGATGATAAAAAGTACCCATATATCCTGATTACTTGGTCGGAAGATTATCCGCGCATCTTGATGACTCGCAATCGGCGCATCGGCAGAGGTAAGGATAAATATTATGGCCCTTATACCGACGCGCACTTGCTCCGCAACGTCTTATATACCATCAAGCGGATCTTCCCACTCCGCCAACGACCCCAACCATTATTTAAAGATCGTCCCTGTCTCAATTACGATCTCGGTCGCTGTCCCGGCGTCTGTCAAAGCTTAATCGCCTCGATCGATTATCGTCAAACCGTCGAAAAAGTGGCGATGATTTTTCAAGGACGGACGGGTGAACTGATCGAAACCTTGTCCGCACAAATGCAAAAAGCCGCTGAAGCCTTAGATTTCGAGCAAGCCGGACTGATTCGCGATCGCATCAACAATCTCACCGCGCTCAATGCCGAGCAAAAAGTCTCCCTACCCAACGATACCGTCTCTCGCGACGCGATCGCCCTAGCAGCCGATGCCAAAACTGCCTGCGTCCAATTATTCCAAATTCGAGCTGGTAAATTAGTCGGCAGACTGGGTTTTACAGCGCAAGTAGAATCTCTGTCCGAACAGACCGAAACAACCAGCGCAGCATCCGACGAAGAACTAGGCGCGATCCTCCAACGGGTGTTAGAAGAACACTATCAATCAGCAGATCCGGTAGAAGTGCCTCTAGAAATCTTGGTGCAATATCCATTACCCGAAGGCGACATGTTAGCTAACTATCTAAGCGATCGTAAGGGTCGCAAAGTTACTCTGATTGCCCCCCAGCGGCAGACTAAAGCCGAGCTAATTGAGATGGTCGAAAAAAATGCCATTCACGAGCTATCGCGCCTCCAACGTCAAAGCGAACGCAACCTCGGCGCATTACAAGATCTCGCGGAGGTCCTCGATTTACCAGAAGTCCCTCGGCGGATTGAAGGATTCGATATTTCTCACATTCAAGGCTCCAATGCAGTCGCCTCGCAAGTGGTATTTATCGACGGCTTGCCAGCCAAACAACACTACCGCCACTATAAGATTCAAAATCCCGAAATTACGATCGGACATTCGGATGATTATGCCAGTCATGCCGAAATCGCGCGTCGCCGCTTTCGGAAATACGCAGGCGGGTTAAATACTGACGATCCGAATTTTCCCGACGTGGTGATGATTGACGGTGGTAAAGGTCAATTATCTGCCGTCATTAGCGTCCTCGCCGAGATGAATTTGGCCGATAAAATGTGTGTAGTCAGCCTCGCCAAACAACGGGAAGAAATCTTTCTTCCTGGCGAAAAATTGCCTCTACCGACCGATGCCGAACAGCCTGGAGTGCAACTGCTACGTCGCGTCAGGGACGAGTCCCACCGTTTTGCAATTACCTTTCATCGCCAACAGCGCAGCGAAAAACAAAAACGCTCCTATTTAGATGACATTGCGGGTTTAGGTAGCCATCGTCAAAAACAACTCCTGGCACATTTTCACTCGATCGACTATATTCGGGCTGCTAGTGTTGAAGATTTAGCCAAAGCTCCAGGAATTGGCTCGCACATTGCTACGGAGATTTACAATTACTTCCATCCACAGTAA
- a CDS encoding pentapeptide repeat-containing protein: MNDDLQSWYRALELEPGASLEEVNQAYKDLVLVWHPDRLPQDSARLQEKAHAKLKEINNARDRLREYQATRTDSNGNGDRTHSTSSRSTTGSAKADVTRTEREPTTYRTTQRQHSRRASARPEPSQPARPSTAQPARPSTTQPAKVTETPVYPQSSATKPTNHRHHIKTAQRTPPARPDLSGVDWSGTSLSERDLSGRNLSNANLSNTDLQDSFLHNTNLQGANLQKANLFRANLFQANLSNANLREANLVGADLSGADLSGADLTGARIKIGGRIAVRLIGANLIGAIMPDGQVYN, from the coding sequence ATGAATGACGATCTACAGAGTTGGTACAGAGCACTCGAACTAGAGCCTGGGGCTTCACTCGAAGAGGTGAACCAGGCTTATAAGGATTTGGTATTGGTTTGGCATCCCGATAGGTTGCCCCAAGATAGTGCTCGCCTCCAAGAAAAAGCCCACGCCAAACTCAAAGAAATCAACAATGCTCGCGACAGATTGCGCGAGTATCAAGCAACGCGTACTGACAGCAACGGTAACGGCGATCGCACTCATAGTACATCATCTCGATCGACAACTGGCTCGGCCAAAGCAGACGTTACCCGGACAGAACGCGAGCCGACGACATATAGAACTACCCAACGCCAACACTCGCGTCGGGCTTCCGCGCGTCCAGAGCCGTCTCAACCAGCACGTCCATCGACAGCACAACCAGCGCGTCCATCAACAACACAACCCGCAAAAGTCACCGAAACCCCAGTTTATCCCCAATCTTCGGCTACCAAGCCCACAAATCATCGCCACCATATCAAGACAGCCCAGCGCACGCCCCCAGCACGTCCCGATCTCAGTGGCGTCGATTGGAGTGGGACGAGTCTGAGCGAGCGCGATTTGTCGGGGAGAAACCTCAGCAATGCCAATTTAAGTAATACCGATCTTCAGGATTCATTTTTGCACAACACTAATCTACAGGGTGCCAACCTGCAAAAAGCCAATCTCTTTAGGGCGAATTTATTTCAGGCAAATCTCAGTAATGCCAACCTGCGAGAGGCAAATCTCGTCGGTGCAGATCTCAGTGGTGCCGATCTTAGTGGTGCCGATTTGACCGGAGCGCGGATTAAAATTGGCGGTAGGATCGCAGTGAGACTGATTGGTGCCAATCTCATCGGTGCCATCATGCCAGACGGGCAAGTATATAACTAA
- a CDS encoding SRPBCC family protein, translating to MSQWLEHSVQVEVAAPIAHVWNLWHNIELMPRWMKWIESVKVDEDRPEISRWKLATRTLEFTWQSRIIQDITHQIIQWESVGGLPNRGAIRFYDRKQSSIVKLTITYEVPSFLALLMNNDFVRNAVEGTLQADMDRFRDYALNELATNPTMPSTPDR from the coding sequence ATGTCCCAATGGTTAGAACATAGCGTTCAAGTTGAAGTTGCTGCACCGATCGCGCATGTGTGGAATTTGTGGCACAATATCGAACTGATGCCGCGTTGGATGAAGTGGATCGAATCTGTCAAAGTAGATGAAGATCGTCCTGAAATCTCCCGCTGGAAACTAGCCACTAGAACGCTAGAATTCACCTGGCAATCGCGCATTATCCAAGATATTACCCATCAAATCATTCAATGGGAATCGGTTGGTGGTTTGCCCAATCGAGGGGCGATTAGGTTTTACGATCGCAAGCAAAGTAGCATTGTCAAACTCACAATTACTTACGAAGTTCCCAGCTTTTTGGCACTGTTGATGAATAATGATTTTGTGCGTAATGCCGTCGAAGGTACTCTTCAAGCCGATATGGATCGGTTTAGAGACTACGCGCTTAATGAATTAGCTACGAACCCAACCATGCCTTCAACTCCCGATCGATAA
- the zds gene encoding 9,9'-di-cis-zeta-carotene desaturase, which produces MRVAIVGAGLAGMATAVDLVDAGHEVEIFESRPFVGGKVGSWVDAEGNHIEMGLHVFFNNYANLFALMQHIGATDIFLPKEHVHNFVNAGGDIGKLDFRFFLGAPFHGLKAFFTTEQLTIVDKLRNALALGTSPIVPGLVSYETAMKMIRDLDRVSFADWFRSHGGNNHSLRRMWDPIALALGFIDTENISARCMLTIFMMFASKTEASKLNMLVGSPAEYLHKPIVEYLEAKGAKIHTRRQLREVKYTGEGNDIQITGFAIASGEHVETITADAYVCACDVPGIHRIIPADWRKSTFFDNIFKLEAVPVTTVQLRFDGWVTEMQDGAERQQLDHAAGMDNLLYSADADFSCFADLALTSPADYYREGEGSLLQVVLTPGEPFIPMKNEDIVEHVMEQVHKLFPSASQLNVTWSSVVKLAQSLYREKPGMDPFRPTQSTPIDNFFLAGSYTAQDYIDSMEGATISGKQAARAILDRFRV; this is translated from the coding sequence ATGCGGGTTGCGATTGTTGGTGCGGGATTGGCAGGCATGGCTACAGCAGTCGATTTGGTCGATGCTGGGCATGAGGTAGAGATCTTTGAATCGCGTCCCTTTGTCGGCGGCAAAGTGGGGAGCTGGGTAGATGCCGAGGGCAATCACATCGAAATGGGATTGCATGTCTTTTTCAATAACTATGCCAATCTGTTTGCTTTGATGCAGCATATCGGTGCTACCGATATCTTTTTACCAAAAGAACACGTTCATAATTTTGTCAATGCTGGGGGCGATATTGGCAAGCTAGATTTTAGATTTTTCCTCGGCGCGCCGTTTCATGGGTTGAAGGCATTCTTTACCACCGAACAATTGACGATCGTCGATAAACTCCGCAACGCGCTGGCATTGGGTACTAGTCCGATCGTGCCGGGATTGGTCAGCTATGAGACGGCGATGAAGATGATTCGCGATCTCGATCGAGTTAGTTTTGCCGATTGGTTTCGATCGCATGGCGGCAACAACCATAGCTTACGCCGGATGTGGGACCCAATCGCCCTAGCATTGGGATTTATCGATACCGAGAATATCTCGGCACGGTGTATGCTGACGATCTTTATGATGTTCGCCTCGAAAACCGAAGCATCCAAACTCAATATGTTAGTCGGTTCGCCAGCCGAATATCTCCACAAACCGATCGTCGAATATCTCGAAGCTAAAGGTGCTAAAATTCATACCCGCCGCCAATTGCGCGAAGTCAAGTATACAGGCGAAGGCAACGATATTCAGATTACCGGATTTGCGATCGCCAGCGGCGAACATGTCGAAACGATTACCGCAGATGCTTATGTTTGCGCGTGCGATGTGCCTGGTATTCATCGCATTATACCAGCCGACTGGCGCAAATCGACCTTTTTCGATAACATTTTCAAACTCGAAGCCGTCCCCGTGACTACCGTCCAACTGCGCTTTGACGGCTGGGTGACAGAAATGCAAGATGGTGCAGAACGCCAGCAATTAGACCATGCCGCCGGGATGGACAATCTGTTGTATAGTGCAGATGCTGATTTTTCTTGCTTTGCGGATCTTGCACTGACCAGTCCTGCCGACTATTATCGAGAAGGTGAAGGCTCGCTACTTCAAGTAGTATTGACTCCAGGGGAACCCTTCATTCCCATGAAAAATGAAGATATTGTCGAACATGTCATGGAGCAAGTCCACAAACTCTTCCCCTCTGCCAGCCAATTGAATGTCACTTGGTCTAGTGTCGTCAAACTCGCTCAATCTCTCTACCGCGAAAAACCTGGCATGGACCCGTTCCGCCCCACTCAATCTACACCGATCGACAATTTTTTCCTCGCTGGTAGCTATACCGCTCAGGATTATATTGATAGCATGGAAGGAGCTACAATCTCTGGCAAGCAAGCCGCAAGAGCAATTCTCGATCGATTTAGAGTCTAG
- a CDS encoding O-methyltransferase has product MKCPNCQSTKIRKHGFYRDKQRYQCKDCARQFVEYHSPNLQQTSTGVEDDIQRYVQSISTPPDELVLDLQQATAEYPLAQMQPSLAQVQSIALLIRAMGASRILELGVFSGYSTLVLARSLPPNGRLLSCGVAGKHLDVARSYWERCGVAHLIDFQVGSGVELLDRLLSANPMLPFDAIVIAGLKYQYPLYYQRSIELLRPRGLLITTDVLWQGRVLKPNIYNDEYTQGIDLFNRELVADPRFSVSVVPIGDGLSIAIKL; this is encoded by the coding sequence ATGAAATGTCCTAATTGTCAATCGACCAAGATTCGGAAACACGGTTTCTATCGCGACAAACAACGCTATCAATGCAAGGATTGCGCGCGTCAATTTGTCGAATACCACAGTCCGAATCTCCAACAGACTAGTACTGGTGTCGAAGACGACATCCAGCGGTATGTCCAATCTATCTCTACTCCCCCAGACGAGCTAGTGCTGGATCTCCAACAAGCTACCGCCGAATATCCACTTGCCCAAATGCAACCTAGCTTGGCACAGGTACAGTCGATCGCGCTGTTAATTCGAGCGATGGGGGCGAGTCGCATCTTGGAGCTAGGAGTCTTTAGCGGCTATTCTACCCTTGTCTTGGCACGCTCGTTGCCCCCAAACGGACGATTGCTAAGTTGTGGGGTAGCTGGCAAACATTTAGATGTAGCTCGCAGTTATTGGGAACGCTGCGGAGTAGCCCATCTCATCGATTTTCAAGTCGGGAGTGGCGTCGAACTGCTCGATCGATTACTTTCTGCCAATCCGATGTTACCTTTTGACGCGATCGTCATTGCTGGACTTAAATATCAATACCCACTTTACTATCAACGCTCGATCGAATTGCTGCGACCGCGTGGATTGCTGATAACTACTGATGTCCTGTGGCAAGGTCGCGTTTTGAAACCCAATATTTATAATGATGAATATACTCAAGGGATCGATCTGTTTAACCGTGAGTTAGTCGCCGATCCGCGCTTTAGTGTCTCTGTGGTGCCAATTGGCGATGGGCTATCGATCGCAATTAAACTCTAA
- a CDS encoding late competence development ComFB family protein codes for MNIQAIVEHALDEGYLTPAMEAEVGRICDSAAELSVEEYMALDHLMGALLAGEVVTVPRKQFINVMEELVITETISQITAIEVNTDDVQLDVGDIAAYALNRLPPLYATTEEGASYQRERAQTELKDLIRQQVESAIAQNLDRPEFFPERQAIAKPNGDEVVKQVSTLLQAYAPHFESQHPVAAHN; via the coding sequence ATGAATATACAAGCAATCGTAGAACATGCTTTAGACGAAGGCTATCTTACCCCCGCGATGGAAGCAGAGGTAGGACGGATCTGTGATAGTGCTGCCGAGCTATCGGTAGAAGAGTATATGGCACTCGATCATCTGATGGGGGCATTATTAGCTGGCGAAGTGGTAACCGTACCGCGCAAACAGTTTATTAATGTGATGGAAGAGTTGGTCATCACCGAAACGATCTCTCAGATTACGGCAATTGAAGTTAATACCGATGACGTCCAATTGGATGTTGGCGATATTGCTGCATACGCACTCAATAGATTACCTCCCTTGTATGCAACGACAGAAGAAGGTGCGAGCTATCAACGCGAACGCGCTCAAACCGAGCTGAAAGATTTAATTAGGCAACAAGTTGAATCGGCAATCGCCCAGAACCTCGATCGTCCCGAATTTTTCCCCGAACGTCAAGCGATCGCCAAACCCAATGGCGATGAAGTAGTCAAACAAGTTAGCACTTTGCTCCAAGCCTACGCACCACACTTCGAGTCTCAACACCCTGTGGCAGCTCATAATTAG
- a CDS encoding M23 family metallopeptidase — MLDPISKLGSTAQKLLANRSLLYSWRWFSRFGSASIFWGTIALTIVLWSAVKIPGLALNGQLTPATPKLGETIVVNITATPGKTTPPTVKVGNKTYPAFNLGTDRYRAMVPTTPLERPGDREITIADGTTTSKLKIAVADRKFPIQRINFSPGKAGIQATAMELKEVAVFKAIVSPEKLWSGKFIAPNQGRTSSPYGVRRYYNGEFAKDYYHRGLDYAGGYGSAVVAPAGGKVALVGYEKKGFRVHGNVVGVDHGQGLVSIFMHLSKIDVEEGQMLAPGDPIGAIGSTGASTGPHLHWGLYVNAVSIDPVQWRGNAID, encoded by the coding sequence ATGTTAGATCCGATCTCGAAACTGGGAAGTACTGCCCAGAAGTTGCTAGCAAATCGCTCTTTGCTCTACAGTTGGCGTTGGTTTAGCCGTTTTGGCAGCGCATCGATTTTCTGGGGGACAATTGCGTTAACGATCGTTTTATGGTCGGCAGTCAAGATCCCCGGACTCGCACTCAACGGTCAACTCACCCCCGCTACGCCCAAATTAGGTGAGACAATTGTCGTTAATATTACAGCGACACCTGGTAAAACCACCCCACCAACAGTTAAAGTTGGTAACAAAACTTATCCAGCATTTAACCTCGGTACCGATCGATATCGGGCAATGGTGCCTACCACGCCACTCGAACGACCTGGCGATCGCGAGATTACCATTGCCGATGGCACCACTACTAGCAAACTCAAAATAGCTGTCGCCGATCGCAAATTTCCGATCCAACGCATCAACTTTTCCCCTGGCAAAGCTGGCATTCAAGCCACCGCCATGGAATTAAAAGAAGTAGCAGTATTTAAAGCGATCGTCAGTCCCGAAAAGCTCTGGAGTGGCAAATTTATCGCCCCCAATCAGGGTAGAACTAGCTCCCCCTATGGCGTGCGTCGCTACTACAATGGCGAATTTGCCAAAGACTATTACCATCGCGGCTTAGACTATGCCGGAGGCTACGGCTCGGCAGTAGTCGCCCCAGCGGGCGGCAAGGTAGCATTAGTAGGTTACGAAAAAAAAGGTTTCCGCGTTCACGGTAATGTCGTCGGCGTCGATCACGGCCAAGGATTGGTGAGTATCTTCATGCACCTAAGCAAAATCGACGTCGAAGAAGGCCAAATGCTCGCCCCTGGCGACCCTATCGGCGCGATCGGCAGTACTGGTGCCTCCACCGGGCCACATCTCCACTGGGGTCTCTACGTCAACGCCGTTTCTATCGATCCGGTTCAATGGCGCGGGAATGCGATCGATTAG